One genomic segment of Paenibacillus sp. FSL H8-0332 includes these proteins:
- a CDS encoding right-handed parallel beta-helix repeat-containing protein has product MEYHVALQGSDQAPGTAEQPFRSISRAAALAEPGDTVTVHAGTYREWVSPANGGTEEQRIVYQAAGDGEVVITGAEPVADWQDEGDGVWSTEVPNSLFAVRNPFKEKLYGDWLFEGAFEPHLGEVYLDGKSLYECDSVTKLRDPKVWPQAKYAADSLLQWYAEVGSASTRIWASFGGKDPRRENVEISVRPYCFWPEQTGRGYITVKGFTLRQASPQWAPPTALQEGLIGPHWSKGWIIEDNHICESKCTGVSLGKEISTGHNEWSNGRMKGGTQREQEVIFRALRQDWHKDNIGSHIVRNNVIHDCEQAGIVGHLGAAFSRIEQNRIYNIHHKRIFHGAEVGGIKLHASLDTQICGNVIYSSYRALWLDWQAQGTRISRNVFYDNLSEDFFMEVCHGPYMVDHNLFLSPMNFRNMAQGGAFVHNLFAGRFVVRSELTRYTPYHMPHETAIAGYSNFTGGDDRYYNNIFLRDEDTDNEVVPMTFFEHLPLAPREQLNDNGERVMDGIPDNSRCYLHPVGLGGYDEHPNALDKQWWEYTREEIKALIDSGKPFHPEQMALPVAIQGNLYLKDAVPGTHEPNAKVYADKGLEIEVDPASGKVQVHIVNPELLRAAAPTLVTTNLLGRSYHAEMRYEEPDGSAYRFDRDFFGKQRPDSNVTPGPFELTDNSPVKIVL; this is encoded by the coding sequence ATGGAATATCATGTTGCATTGCAAGGGAGCGATCAGGCTCCAGGCACGGCGGAACAGCCTTTCCGCTCCATCTCCCGCGCTGCGGCGCTGGCGGAGCCTGGGGATACAGTTACGGTTCATGCGGGTACATACAGGGAATGGGTGAGCCCGGCTAACGGAGGAACAGAGGAACAGAGGATTGTCTATCAGGCTGCCGGGGACGGGGAAGTCGTCATCACAGGCGCTGAGCCGGTGGCGGACTGGCAGGATGAAGGAGACGGTGTCTGGAGTACAGAGGTGCCGAACAGCCTGTTTGCTGTGCGCAATCCGTTCAAGGAGAAATTATATGGCGACTGGCTGTTCGAAGGGGCGTTCGAGCCTCATCTGGGGGAGGTCTACCTGGACGGCAAATCGCTGTATGAATGTGATAGCGTTACCAAGCTGCGCGATCCTAAGGTATGGCCGCAGGCCAAGTACGCAGCGGACTCTCTGCTGCAGTGGTATGCAGAAGTAGGCTCGGCCTCCACAAGGATCTGGGCGAGCTTCGGGGGCAAGGACCCGCGCCGGGAGAATGTGGAGATCAGCGTTCGCCCTTATTGCTTCTGGCCGGAGCAGACTGGCCGGGGTTATATAACCGTTAAGGGCTTCACACTCCGCCAGGCTTCTCCGCAATGGGCACCGCCAACGGCCTTGCAGGAAGGGCTGATCGGCCCCCACTGGAGCAAAGGCTGGATCATTGAAGACAACCATATCTGCGAGTCCAAATGCACAGGGGTGAGCCTGGGCAAAGAAATCTCAACCGGGCATAACGAGTGGTCAAATGGCCGGATGAAGGGCGGGACGCAGCGGGAGCAGGAGGTTATTTTCCGCGCACTCCGCCAGGATTGGCATAAGGACAACATTGGAAGCCATATCGTCCGCAATAATGTGATTCATGATTGTGAACAGGCTGGAATCGTGGGGCATTTAGGGGCTGCTTTTAGCCGGATTGAACAGAACCGCATTTATAATATTCATCATAAACGGATTTTCCACGGGGCAGAGGTAGGCGGGATCAAGCTCCATGCTTCACTGGATACCCAGATTTGCGGAAATGTCATTTACAGCTCCTACCGGGCGTTATGGCTCGATTGGCAGGCACAGGGAACCCGGATCAGCCGGAATGTGTTCTACGACAACCTGTCCGAGGATTTCTTCATGGAGGTGTGCCACGGTCCTTATATGGTGGATCACAACCTGTTCCTGTCGCCGATGAACTTCCGCAATATGGCCCAGGGCGGCGCGTTCGTCCATAATCTGTTCGCCGGCAGGTTCGTAGTGCGCTCCGAGCTTACCCGTTATACGCCGTACCATATGCCGCATGAGACAGCGATTGCCGGTTACAGCAACTTCACGGGCGGGGATGACCGATATTATAACAATATCTTCCTGCGTGATGAGGACACGGACAATGAGGTAGTGCCGATGACCTTCTTCGAGCATCTGCCGCTGGCCCCGAGAGAACAGCTTAACGATAACGGTGAACGGGTAATGGACGGTATCCCGGATAATTCCCGCTGTTATCTGCATCCAGTCGGATTAGGCGGCTACGATGAGCACCCGAATGCGCTGGACAAGCAGTGGTGGGAATACACCAGGGAAGAGATCAAGGCGCTGATCGATTCCGGGAAGCCGTTCCATCCTGAACAGATGGCCCTTCCTGTAGCCATTCAAGGCAATCTGTATCTGAAAGATGCGGTGCCGGGTACACATGAGCCGAACGCGAAGGTCTATGCCGATAAGGGTCTTGAGATCGAGGTTGATCCGGCTTCCGGCAAGGTGCAGGTGCATATTGTGAACCCTGAGCTGCTGCGTGCCGCAGCGCCTACCTTGGTCACCACTAATCTGCTGGGCCGAAGCTATCACGCCGAGATGCGTTACGAGGAGCCGGACGGCTCGGCGTACCGGTTCGACCGCGACTTCTTCGGTAAGCAGCGCCCGGACTCGAATGTGACGCCTGGACCGTTTGAATTAACGGATAACAGTCCGGTGAAGATTGTGCTGTAG
- a CDS encoding GNAT family N-acetyltransferase: MMREMNGDEEIKAFNEKYVDTQENFNNVHAFLRKMVTLTGKLQTWEFVRFEFWNRYEAPKSADPNFMENNAHLWKNEAGEITGLFISESGGGFFSLIVHPDYPHLADEMVAWTRNVWGKGKKKLNTDCYPYGQEVQALLDHGFVQDSHIGNTRRYDLVHMDYTLNLEEGFSIRCMREGIDEGAKSDLMEQIFSSGDSNVGSIEYWRKDLKSYRADLDFTVMDENGRPIAFCFGFVDQDNGIAVIETIGTHPDYRQRGFGKSVISACFIRLKEQGVRTAYITGFSAEANALYQSLHPVEITPMHSYVYEG, encoded by the coding sequence ATGATGAGAGAGATGAATGGAGATGAGGAGATAAAGGCATTCAATGAAAAGTACGTAGACACCCAGGAGAACTTCAACAACGTTCATGCCTTTTTGAGAAAAATGGTAACATTGACGGGTAAACTTCAGACCTGGGAATTTGTCAGATTCGAGTTCTGGAACCGGTACGAAGCGCCCAAAAGTGCAGACCCTAATTTCATGGAGAATAATGCACACCTATGGAAGAATGAAGCAGGTGAGATCACAGGCCTGTTCATTTCCGAATCCGGAGGCGGTTTCTTCAGTTTAATCGTTCATCCGGATTACCCGCATCTGGCGGACGAGATGGTCGCATGGACCCGGAATGTATGGGGCAAGGGGAAAAAGAAGCTTAACACCGATTGCTATCCCTATGGTCAGGAGGTTCAGGCATTATTAGACCATGGTTTTGTGCAGGATTCCCATATTGGGAATACAAGAAGATACGATCTTGTTCATATGGATTACACTTTGAATCTGGAAGAAGGATTCTCCATCCGCTGCATGAGGGAAGGGATAGATGAAGGCGCGAAGAGCGATTTAATGGAGCAGATCTTCTCTTCGGGTGATTCCAATGTCGGGAGCATAGAGTACTGGAGAAAAGATCTAAAGTCCTATCGTGCGGACCTTGACTTCACGGTGATGGATGAGAACGGCCGGCCCATTGCCTTCTGTTTCGGATTCGTGGATCAGGATAACGGGATTGCGGTTATAGAGACGATTGGGACCCACCCGGATTACCGGCAACGCGGCTTCGGCAAATCTGTCATTTCAGCATGCTTCATCCGCCTGAAGGAGCAAGGTGTGAGAACGGCATATATTACAGGGTTCTCTGCCGAGGCTAATGCACTCTATCAATCACTGCACCCGGTGGAGATTACTCCGATGCATTCGTATGTATACGAAGGTTAA
- a CDS encoding alpha/beta hydrolase-fold protein — protein sequence MNYQKYTTQAAGYDQEREGIERGEITMIEYPSATVGNTRKARVYTPPGYSSADKYSVLYLLHGIGGDEDEWYTHGKPQIILDNLYADQLLKPMIVVLPNGRAMLNDRAEGDIFAPDKLEAFATFESDLLNDLIPYIEANYSVLTDRGHRALAGLSMGGGQSLNMGLNNLDRFAWVGAFSPAPNTKEPELLVPDPQKTSAALNVLWLSCGDLDSLKYVSDRTHAYFSEHKVPHIWVEEQGDHDWPVWKNGLYQFAQLIF from the coding sequence ATGAACTATCAGAAGTATACAACACAAGCAGCGGGATATGATCAGGAGAGAGAAGGCATCGAGCGTGGCGAGATCACGATGATAGAATATCCCTCTGCCACAGTAGGCAACACCCGGAAGGCCCGAGTATATACACCGCCCGGATATTCCAGCGCAGACAAATACAGCGTCTTATATCTGCTGCATGGGATCGGCGGGGATGAGGACGAATGGTATACTCACGGCAAACCGCAGATCATCCTGGACAATCTGTATGCCGATCAGCTGCTGAAGCCCATGATTGTTGTATTGCCGAACGGGCGGGCGATGTTGAATGACCGGGCGGAGGGCGACATCTTCGCGCCTGACAAGTTGGAAGCCTTTGCAACCTTTGAGTCTGATCTGCTGAACGATCTGATCCCTTATATTGAAGCGAATTATTCCGTGCTGACGGACCGGGGGCACCGTGCGCTGGCCGGGTTGTCCATGGGCGGAGGGCAATCGCTCAACATGGGTCTGAACAATCTGGACCGCTTCGCCTGGGTGGGAGCCTTCTCTCCGGCACCTAACACGAAGGAGCCGGAGCTGCTGGTACCGGACCCGCAGAAGACGTCCGCAGCGCTTAACGTTCTCTGGTTATCCTGCGGAGATCTTGACAGCCTCAAGTATGTCAGCGACCGCACCCATGCTTATTTCTCAGAACATAAAGTGCCGCATATCTGGGTGGAAGAGCAGGGCGACCATGACTGGCCGGTCTGGAAGAACGGCTTGTATCAGTTCGCGCAGCTTATTTTCTAA
- a CDS encoding carbohydrate ABC transporter permease yields MSDNQTSLTPNTREIDITKKTVKMQVSATDKIISTIIYILFSLFAFICVYPFYSIIINTISANDLSAKGEIIFWPKGIHFQNYVDVFKIPGLGNAFVISLGRTVIGTLLTVGASAFLGFMFAQEDMWGKKFWYRFTIITMFFNAGIIPWYLTMRTLHLTDNFLAYILPSVVAPFFIILVKTFVEATPKELQQAASIDGAGIFTIFYKVILPISKPILATVAIFSAVNQWNAFQDTLLLVTDSKLYSLQFILYNYINQASSLSTMVNLQNAGSTAMATLATKQTSTSIRMTVTIIVVAPILLVYPIFQRFFVKGIIIGAVKG; encoded by the coding sequence ATGAGTGACAACCAGACCAGTCTTACGCCAAACACCCGGGAGATCGATATCACCAAAAAAACGGTCAAAATGCAGGTCAGCGCTACCGATAAAATCATCTCTACTATCATCTATATCCTGTTCTCCCTGTTCGCCTTCATCTGCGTTTATCCGTTCTACTCGATCATTATCAATACAATCAGCGCGAACGACCTCAGCGCGAAGGGTGAAATTATTTTCTGGCCCAAGGGGATTCATTTCCAGAACTATGTCGATGTATTTAAAATACCCGGCCTCGGCAATGCCTTTGTCATTTCGCTGGGCAGAACGGTAATCGGAACCCTGCTCACGGTCGGCGCCTCCGCCTTCCTGGGATTTATGTTTGCGCAAGAGGACATGTGGGGCAAGAAATTCTGGTACCGCTTCACCATCATCACGATGTTCTTCAATGCCGGGATCATCCCGTGGTATCTGACCATGAGAACCCTGCATCTGACCGACAATTTCCTGGCGTATATTCTTCCGTCCGTGGTAGCGCCTTTCTTCATTATCCTGGTCAAAACCTTCGTCGAGGCAACACCGAAGGAGCTGCAGCAGGCGGCCAGCATTGACGGCGCGGGAATCTTCACGATTTTCTACAAAGTCATTCTGCCGATCAGCAAGCCGATCCTTGCAACCGTTGCCATTTTCTCGGCGGTCAACCAGTGGAATGCCTTCCAGGATACGCTCCTGCTGGTGACGGACAGCAAGCTCTACAGCCTGCAGTTCATTCTGTATAACTACATCAACCAGGCGAGCTCCTTGTCCACCATGGTCAACCTGCAGAATGCCGGATCAACGGCGATGGCTACTCTGGCGACCAAGCAGACCTCTACCTCCATCCGCATGACAGTTACCATTATCGTAGTCGCACCCATTCTGCTGGTATATCCGATCTTCCAGAGATTTTTTGTCAAAGGAATTATAATTGGCGCCGTGAAAGGCTAA
- a CDS encoding ABC transporter permease subunit codes for MVLLAVFAYYPLYGWVYAFFDYTPPIPLSQSEFVGFKWFHSLVENQVKIDQLMQVIWNTFGISGLGILFSWLPMIFAIFLTEIKAVRFRKFIQTVTTLPNFISWVLVYSLAFSMFSSEGMVNGFLHMTGLSDKPVLFLQSSDHVWLTMWFWATWKTLGWSAILYIAAIMGIDESLYEAAHVDGATRMQVIRHVVLPSMMPTYFVLLMLQIASFLNNGLEQYFVFQNAFNKDTIQVLDLYVYNLAMGGGSYSVSVAISMLKSLISVVLLFSVNGLSKMLRGEGIV; via the coding sequence ATGGTTTTACTTGCTGTATTTGCGTATTACCCGCTCTATGGATGGGTGTACGCATTCTTTGACTATACCCCGCCTATCCCATTGTCCCAATCTGAGTTCGTCGGCTTCAAATGGTTCCATTCCCTGGTCGAAAATCAGGTCAAGATCGACCAGTTAATGCAGGTCATCTGGAATACCTTCGGCATCAGCGGACTGGGTATCCTCTTCTCCTGGCTCCCGATGATCTTCGCCATCTTCCTGACCGAGATCAAGGCTGTCCGGTTCCGCAAATTCATCCAGACCGTAACCACCCTGCCTAACTTCATCAGTTGGGTACTCGTCTACTCCCTGGCCTTCTCCATGTTCTCCAGTGAAGGGATGGTCAACGGCTTCCTCCACATGACGGGGCTGTCGGATAAGCCAGTGCTGTTCCTGCAGAGCTCGGATCATGTCTGGCTCACCATGTGGTTCTGGGCTACCTGGAAGACGCTCGGCTGGTCAGCCATCCTGTATATCGCCGCCATTATGGGCATTGACGAGTCACTGTATGAAGCGGCTCACGTAGACGGTGCCACAAGAATGCAGGTCATCCGCCATGTCGTGCTGCCAAGCATGATGCCAACCTATTTCGTCCTGCTGATGCTCCAGATTGCAAGCTTCCTGAACAACGGATTGGAGCAATATTTCGTGTTCCAAAATGCGTTTAACAAGGACACTATTCAGGTTCTCGATCTATATGTCTATAACCTCGCCATGGGCGGCGGCAGTTATTCCGTCTCCGTTGCCATCAGTATGCTGAAGAGTCTGATTAGCGTAGTGCTTCTCTTTTCGGTGAACGGGCTGTCCAAAATGCTGAGAGGAGAGGGCATTGTATGA
- a CDS encoding helix-turn-helix domain-containing protein, which translates to MYRILCVERNRQVREIASYMAGSRLKNFIIHAHADYSSDILRLIRSEGISLVLLNIRDAHTPGMRVCEQIRQGSSVPIILLGGSGDFGLARQALLYNVSDYLTDPVNPAELGGSLEAVRRVLASAGRPAAERDYADQDYAEFSLQKEPPSPCPIVSTIKQYVDEQLHHNITLKRISDSLNFNCAYLGQKFKQQEKMSFNEYLLRQRMEKAKLLLETTDMKIYEIADAVGYSEIDWFYKKFREYTGTSANEYRKQCFITA; encoded by the coding sequence TTGTACAGAATCTTATGTGTAGAGCGAAACCGTCAGGTACGGGAGATCGCTTCTTATATGGCAGGGAGCAGACTTAAGAATTTCATCATTCATGCGCATGCTGATTATTCATCCGATATTCTGCGGCTGATCCGCAGCGAGGGGATATCACTGGTTCTTCTGAATATCAGGGACGCCCATACGCCGGGCATGAGAGTCTGTGAACAGATCAGGCAGGGAAGCTCCGTTCCGATTATCCTGCTCGGGGGCAGCGGGGATTTCGGGTTGGCGCGCCAAGCCTTACTTTATAATGTAAGCGATTACTTGACAGATCCGGTGAACCCGGCTGAGCTGGGCGGAAGCCTGGAGGCGGTTAGACGGGTGCTGGCTTCGGCTGGCAGACCGGCTGCTGAGCGGGATTATGCGGATCAGGATTATGCGGAGTTCAGCCTTCAAAAAGAGCCGCCCTCCCCGTGCCCGATCGTCAGTACGATCAAGCAATACGTGGATGAGCAGCTCCATCATAATATTACACTCAAGCGGATTTCCGACTCCCTGAACTTCAATTGCGCCTACCTCGGACAGAAGTTTAAGCAGCAGGAGAAGATGTCCTTCAACGAATACCTCCTGCGCCAGCGGATGGAGAAGGCCAAGCTGCTGCTGGAAACGACCGACATGAAGATCTATGAGATTGCAGACGCTGTCGGATATTCGGAAATCGACTGGTTCTACAAGAAATTCAGAGAATACACGGGAACCAGCGCCAATGAATACCGCAAGCAATGCTTCATCACCGCCTGA
- a CDS encoding extracellular solute-binding protein — protein sequence MRAKKVMSVFISMLLLAATTACGGAGNGGNAGGGASAQPAAATEAPAAEATAEATEAAEPSNATPEKDFDMGGRTIKIVSWWDMKIPEDNPDNIQRSKNLKELMAKHNFKVEYVALDFGEYQKKVVASLVAGEPLGDIVRMGKGYMIPVLTKQDMFWPVDEYTKNENAFNQRMTTEFSQYEGRGYGFSENAGNLISGVFYNRTLMKKLGMKPLQEYVNEDNWNWETFTQVAKEANKDTDNNGKLDVWGLASGGFLEMALASNETDLTIDDKQNLDDPKLLEVFKFIAKLGAEKVARPTEGGDWQEPAQFFRQGNTLMYAGADYEASGFKTDMKDYDIGFVPFPKGPNATEYHSVESNVQFLTIPKKAENPDQLLYIWEKLNDIESIYDYPKQASLESTYDNEDDINNAKLVEGGMLLTNHNTFSTMPYYEMIDELKKGTSASTVIQKYKAKVQASVDAVYKK from the coding sequence ATGCGGGCAAAAAAAGTAATGTCAGTATTCATTAGTATGTTGTTATTAGCTGCAACGACGGCATGCGGCGGAGCAGGTAACGGCGGGAATGCCGGAGGGGGAGCGTCAGCCCAGCCGGCGGCGGCTACGGAGGCACCGGCAGCGGAAGCCACAGCGGAAGCTACAGAGGCTGCGGAGCCGAGCAATGCTACACCGGAAAAGGATTTTGATATGGGCGGCAGAACGATTAAGATTGTCTCCTGGTGGGATATGAAGATTCCCGAGGATAACCCGGATAATATCCAGCGCTCGAAGAATCTGAAGGAATTGATGGCGAAGCATAACTTTAAGGTTGAATATGTGGCGCTTGACTTCGGTGAATACCAGAAGAAGGTAGTGGCTTCACTGGTCGCCGGTGAACCGCTTGGTGATATTGTCCGAATGGGCAAGGGATATATGATTCCAGTGTTGACGAAGCAGGATATGTTCTGGCCGGTTGACGAGTACACCAAGAATGAGAATGCCTTCAATCAGCGGATGACTACAGAATTCTCGCAATATGAGGGCCGGGGCTATGGCTTCTCGGAGAATGCGGGCAACCTGATCAGCGGGGTCTTCTATAACCGCACCCTGATGAAGAAGCTGGGCATGAAGCCGCTCCAGGAATATGTGAACGAGGATAACTGGAACTGGGAGACCTTCACCCAAGTTGCCAAAGAAGCGAACAAAGATACAGATAACAACGGAAAACTTGATGTTTGGGGCTTGGCCTCAGGCGGGTTCCTGGAAATGGCACTGGCCTCCAACGAGACAGATCTGACCATTGACGACAAACAGAATCTCGATGATCCCAAGCTGCTGGAGGTCTTCAAGTTCATTGCGAAGCTGGGTGCCGAGAAGGTAGCGCGGCCGACAGAAGGCGGGGACTGGCAGGAACCGGCGCAGTTCTTCCGCCAGGGGAACACGCTGATGTATGCGGGAGCAGATTATGAGGCGAGCGGCTTCAAGACGGATATGAAGGATTATGATATCGGCTTTGTTCCTTTTCCAAAAGGACCTAATGCTACCGAGTACCACAGTGTGGAATCCAATGTCCAGTTCCTGACCATCCCGAAGAAGGCCGAGAATCCGGACCAGCTGCTGTATATCTGGGAGAAGCTCAACGATATCGAGTCCATCTACGATTATCCGAAGCAGGCTTCCCTGGAGAGCACCTATGACAACGAGGATGATATCAACAACGCCAAGCTGGTCGAAGGCGGCATGCTGCTCACGAACCATAACACCTTCTCGACCATGCCGTACTACGAGATGATTGACGAGCTGAAGAAGGGAACCTCGGCGTCTACTGTCATTCAGAAGTACAAGGCGAAGGTTCAGGCTTCTGTAGACGCGGTCTACAAAAAATAA
- a CDS encoding extracellular solute-binding protein, whose translation MNIRIRNIAIILVVVLLAGTFWIFNSSGQPVHSDSPAEGKFTAAVQDAAEGSYEAYLKQHRDAPRPDREIRIEGESYSPGSGDVFEVKQQFEGLDGAAVITPESGTISWEVPVPESGLYNIRVHYYPVEGKSSSIERSLSINRQVPFKGADTLLFDRVWGNREEVIKQDDRGNDLRPRQVEQPVWQSTVVADSEGFYEEPYAFYLEQGNQTLSLTALREPMAIDYIELFQDRTVQSYAEAKQQYETKGLQPVKEPYIEVQAEAASAKSSPTLYPLSDRSSPAVVPYAVSNLRINTIGGVNWKLPGQWIEWEIEVPEEGLYRIALKEKQNQLRGVYANRSLTIDGEYPFTEMKQIRFNYSPGWQMNVLGGEEPYLFHLTQGTHKLRLTVTLGDIAPLVRTVQSSVLTLNEMYRNILAITSNNPDKFRDYQLEKRIPEMTKVFREQAEIIRGVGEYLEQATGERSDKVSVLYSMVTQLEDMAKHPDTVAKRLVSFKTNVGGLGTWILSVREQPLTLDSLVVSAPDKPLPSAQATFFQKLKHELRAYGASYTEDYDSIGNVAKNQKAITVWISTGRDQAQVMKSMIDDTFTPDTGISVALRLVPPNILLPATLAGEGPDVAMQIGEDLPVNYAMRKASADLSQFADFKEVADRFRDSALTPYKYNGSVYGLPEQQIFPMLFYRKDILQELGLEPPTTWEEVYNVVSVLQRHNLEFYLPLEDTLNNATLVPNAAFTMLLYQNGGQLYTDDQKRSALNSETSMSEFNKWTQFYTNYKFPVKVDFPNRFRTGEIPIGIADYTIYNSLTVMAPEIRNLWEFTVVPGTKQADGTVDHSVASHTTGVMLLENAKDKDSSWEFMKWWTDKNTQVQYGREMEGLMGAAARYPTANIEALEELPWPVKDYKELESQWQWVKGNPQVPGGYFTGRHLDNAFRKVVNGKVNPREALSDYLIYINDEIQIKRKEFKLPY comes from the coding sequence TTGAATATTCGAATCAGGAACATAGCGATTATATTGGTTGTTGTCCTGCTGGCCGGGACGTTCTGGATATTTAATTCCTCGGGGCAGCCTGTGCATTCCGACTCTCCGGCAGAAGGCAAGTTCACGGCAGCCGTGCAGGATGCCGCAGAAGGCAGCTATGAAGCCTATCTGAAGCAACACCGGGATGCCCCGCGCCCTGACCGGGAGATCCGCATCGAAGGGGAGAGCTATTCCCCCGGCAGTGGAGATGTCTTCGAGGTGAAGCAGCAATTCGAGGGGCTTGACGGAGCAGCAGTCATTACCCCGGAATCGGGAACCATCTCCTGGGAGGTGCCGGTTCCCGAATCCGGGCTGTATAACATCCGGGTTCATTATTATCCGGTGGAAGGTAAAAGCTCGTCGATTGAGCGTTCCTTATCCATCAACCGGCAAGTGCCGTTCAAGGGAGCGGATACCTTGCTCTTCGACCGGGTCTGGGGGAACCGTGAAGAGGTCATTAAGCAGGATGACCGCGGCAACGATCTGCGTCCCAGACAGGTGGAGCAGCCGGTGTGGCAGTCCACGGTCGTTGCGGACAGTGAAGGCTTCTATGAGGAGCCATATGCTTTCTATCTGGAGCAGGGGAACCAGACCCTGTCGCTGACCGCGCTCCGTGAGCCGATGGCCATTGATTATATCGAGCTGTTCCAGGACCGGACAGTGCAGTCTTACGCAGAGGCTAAGCAGCAGTATGAGACGAAGGGCCTTCAGCCGGTAAAAGAGCCTTATATCGAGGTCCAGGCCGAAGCGGCATCCGCCAAATCCTCGCCTACCTTATACCCGTTATCTGACCGCTCCAGCCCGGCAGTGGTTCCTTATGCCGTCTCAAATTTAAGGATCAACACCATCGGCGGGGTGAACTGGAAGCTTCCGGGGCAATGGATCGAATGGGAGATTGAAGTCCCTGAAGAAGGTCTGTACCGGATAGCTCTCAAGGAGAAGCAGAATCAGCTCCGGGGCGTCTATGCCAACCGCAGTCTCACGATTGACGGTGAATATCCGTTCACCGAGATGAAGCAGATCCGCTTCAATTACTCTCCCGGCTGGCAGATGAATGTACTGGGCGGGGAAGAGCCTTACCTGTTCCATCTTACACAAGGGACGCACAAGCTGAGGCTGACCGTGACCCTGGGTGATATCGCGCCGCTGGTCCGTACCGTCCAGTCCAGTGTCCTGACCTTGAATGAAATGTACCGCAATATTCTGGCGATTACCTCGAATAACCCTGATAAATTCCGCGACTATCAGCTGGAGAAGCGGATACCGGAGATGACCAAGGTATTCCGGGAGCAGGCGGAGATTATCCGCGGTGTCGGCGAATATCTGGAGCAGGCGACCGGGGAACGCAGCGACAAGGTATCGGTGCTGTACTCGATGGTGACCCAGCTGGAGGATATGGCTAAGCACCCGGATACAGTAGCGAAACGGCTGGTCTCCTTCAAGACGAATGTCGGCGGACTGGGAACCTGGATACTTAGCGTGCGGGAACAGCCGCTGACGCTGGATTCACTGGTGGTCTCGGCGCCAGACAAGCCGCTTCCGTCCGCGCAGGCTACCTTCTTCCAGAAGCTGAAGCATGAGCTGAGAGCCTACGGCGCCTCGTATACCGAAGACTATGACAGTATCGGTAACGTAGCGAAGAACCAGAAGGCGATTACGGTCTGGATATCGACCGGGCGGGATCAGGCTCAAGTGATGAAGAGTATGATTGACGATACCTTCACGCCGGATACGGGCATCTCCGTGGCGCTAAGGCTGGTACCTCCGAACATTCTGCTGCCGGCAACCCTGGCTGGGGAAGGGCCGGACGTAGCCATGCAGATCGGTGAGGACCTTCCAGTGAACTATGCGATGCGCAAAGCATCGGCTGATCTGTCCCAGTTCGCCGATTTCAAAGAAGTGGCTGACCGCTTCCGCGACAGTGCCCTTACGCCTTATAAGTACAATGGAAGCGTCTACGGGCTGCCTGAGCAGCAGATCTTCCCGATGCTCTTTTACCGGAAGGATATTCTGCAGGAGCTTGGCCTGGAGCCGCCTACTACGTGGGAGGAAGTGTACAATGTGGTCTCTGTTCTGCAGAGACATAATCTGGAGTTCTATCTTCCGCTGGAGGATACGCTGAACAACGCGACGCTGGTGCCCAATGCGGCCTTCACCATGCTGCTCTACCAGAACGGCGGGCAGTTGTATACGGATGACCAGAAGCGAAGCGCACTGAACTCGGAGACCTCCATGAGTGAATTTAACAAGTGGACCCAGTTCTATACCAATTACAAGTTCCCGGTGAAAGTGGACTTTCCGAACCGCTTCCGTACAGGCGAGATCCCGATCGGGATTGCCGATTATACCATCTATAACAGCCTGACGGTAATGGCGCCGGAAATCCGCAATTTGTGGGAATTCACGGTGGTGCCGGGAACGAAGCAGGCGGACGGCACGGTGGACCATAGCGTGGCCAGCCATACAACCGGTGTCATGCTGCTGGAGAATGCCAAGGACAAGGATTCGTCCTGGGAATTCATGAAGTGGTGGACGGACAAGAACACTCAGGTCCAGTACGGCCGGGAAATGGAAGGGCTGATGGGAGCGGCGGCACGTTATCCGACCGCCAACATCGAAGCGCTGGAGGAGCTGCCTTGGCCGGTGAAGGACTACAAGGAGCTGGAGAGCCAGTGGCAATGGGTGAAGGGTAACCCTCAGGTTCCGGGCGGCTACTTCACAGGCCGGCATCTGGACAATGCGTTCCGCAAGGTGGTCAACGGGAAGGTGAATCCGCGTGAAGCCCTGTCGGATTATCTGATCTACATTAACGATGAAATTCAGATCAAACGGAAGGAATTCAAACTTCCGTATTAG